A single region of the Neisseria zoodegmatis genome encodes:
- the betB gene encoding betaine-aldehyde dehydrogenase: MQTLTAYINGAYVPADSQAETFSNINPANGEVLSTVQQSSASEIETAVQTAIAGQKVWAAMTAVERSRILLKAVAILRERNDELARIETLDTGKPLSETLYVDIVTGADVIEYYAGLAQTVEGRQIPLRDTAFAYTRQEPLGVVAGIGAWNYPIQIAMWKAAPALAAGNAMIFKPSEVTPAGALKLAEIFTEAGLPDGVFNVVQGDWRVGEALSNHPQIAKVSFTGGVATGKKVMSQAAASSLKEVTMELGGKSPLIICDDADLNLAADIALMANFYSSGQVCTNGTRVFVPVNKKEAFEAKVLERVARIRAGDPLDQNVNFGPLASFPHMEKVLGYIEKGKAEGARLLAGGGRLKENGMANGAYVAPTVFTDCTDDMTITREEIFGPVMSILAYTTEEEVIVRANNTEYGLAAGVVTPDVKRAHRIIGRLQAGICWINAWGESPAQMPVGGYKQSGIGRENGVQTLMHYTQTKSVLVELGDYQSVF; encoded by the coding sequence ATGCAAACACTCACCGCATACATCAACGGCGCTTATGTTCCCGCCGATTCCCAAGCCGAAACATTCAGCAACATCAATCCCGCCAACGGAGAAGTTTTATCTACCGTTCAGCAAAGCAGCGCATCCGAAATCGAAACCGCCGTTCAGACGGCCATAGCAGGACAAAAAGTTTGGGCGGCGATGACTGCTGTGGAACGCAGCCGCATCCTGCTCAAAGCCGTTGCCATTCTGCGCGAACGCAACGACGAGTTGGCACGCATCGAAACCTTGGATACCGGCAAACCCCTGTCTGAAACCCTGTATGTCGATATCGTTACCGGCGCGGATGTGATTGAATATTATGCAGGTTTGGCGCAGACTGTCGAAGGCCGCCAAATTCCCCTGCGCGACACCGCATTTGCCTACACCCGCCAAGAGCCGTTGGGCGTGGTGGCCGGCATCGGCGCGTGGAACTATCCGATTCAGATTGCCATGTGGAAAGCCGCGCCTGCTTTGGCGGCGGGTAACGCCATGATTTTCAAACCCAGCGAAGTTACGCCCGCCGGCGCGCTGAAACTGGCGGAAATTTTCACCGAAGCCGGACTGCCCGACGGCGTGTTCAACGTCGTTCAAGGCGATTGGCGCGTGGGCGAGGCTTTGAGCAACCACCCGCAGATTGCCAAAGTATCGTTTACCGGCGGCGTGGCGACGGGTAAAAAAGTGATGTCGCAGGCCGCCGCGTCTTCCCTGAAAGAAGTGACGATGGAGTTGGGCGGCAAATCACCGCTGATTATCTGCGACGATGCCGATTTAAACCTCGCTGCCGACATCGCCCTGATGGCCAATTTTTACAGCTCCGGCCAAGTCTGCACCAACGGCACGCGCGTGTTTGTGCCGGTAAACAAAAAAGAAGCGTTTGAAGCCAAAGTGCTGGAACGCGTAGCCCGCATCCGCGCCGGTGACCCGCTCGACCAAAACGTGAACTTCGGCCCGCTGGCAAGCTTTCCGCACATGGAAAAAGTGTTGGGCTATATCGAAAAAGGCAAAGCGGAAGGCGCGCGTCTTTTAGCGGGCGGAGGCCGTCTGAAAGAAAACGGCATGGCAAACGGCGCCTACGTTGCACCCACCGTGTTCACCGACTGCACCGACGACATGACCATTACCCGCGAAGAAATCTTCGGCCCCGTGATGAGCATTTTGGCCTACACCACCGAAGAAGAAGTGATCGTGCGCGCCAACAACACCGAATACGGCTTGGCCGCAGGCGTGGTGACGCCCGACGTAAAACGCGCCCACCGCATCATCGGCCGGCTTCAGGCAGGCATCTGCTGGATCAACGCCTGGGGCGAATCGCCCGCGCAAATGCCCGTGGGCGGCTACAAACAATCCGGCATCGGCCGCGAAAACGGCGTCCAAACGCTGATGCACTACACACAAACCAAATCGGTGCTGGTGGAGCTGGGGGATTATCAATCGGTGTTTTGA
- a CDS encoding outer membrane protein assembly factor BamE, translating into MKLSALILPLAAALTLAACGNLSKVSKDGMTDNPVWPNPEKTTFRHSGSQHGSWPNWDNVRQIEAGMNKDQIYNLIGRPHFNEGQYFVREWDYLFNYREDGQHKTCQYKILFDKKMNAQSFFWLPEGCGPKAKAPEVVREVIIREVETSPKRIRQ; encoded by the coding sequence ATGAAACTGTCTGCATTGATTTTACCTCTGGCAGCTGCTCTGACACTGGCAGCTTGCGGCAACCTGAGCAAAGTAAGCAAAGACGGCATGACCGACAACCCGGTATGGCCGAACCCTGAAAAAACCACTTTCCGCCACAGCGGTTCGCAACACGGCTCTTGGCCCAACTGGGATAACGTGCGCCAAATCGAAGCCGGTATGAATAAAGACCAGATCTACAACCTGATCGGCCGCCCGCACTTCAACGAAGGCCAATACTTCGTGCGCGAGTGGGACTACCTGTTCAACTACCGCGAAGACGGCCAACACAAAACTTGCCAATACAAAATCTTGTTTGACAAGAAGATGAACGCTCAAAGCTTCTTCTGGCTGCCGGAAGGCTGCGGCCCGAAAGCCAAAGCACCCGAAGTAGTTCGCGAAGTGATCATCCGCGAAGTGGAAACTTCTCCGAAGCGCATCCGCCAATAA
- the betT gene encoding choline BCCT transporter BetT, translating to MHSAPNSTAADAPKLAVNKTVFTAASVISIALILFTILFPEIGENVLGNSLRWVSDHFGWYYMLVVAAYSIFSLFVGFSRYGDIKLGKDQDKPDFPFLAWAAMLFSAGIGIDLLFFGASEPLAHYLTPNTGEGGTPEAARAALSQTFLHWGLHGWGIYALIGMALAYFAYRKDMPLALRSALVPVFGQKRTDGWLGNTVDTFGVVCTLLGIATSLGIGVLQANAGLSHVFGIPASQFVQAAIIISVVVVAGLSAMSGVERGVRRLSEINMLGATFLLIALLVMGSSVFLLNALTENIGDYFQTLLGKTFQVYAYTGEKGAEWKSAWTIFFWAWWVAWAPFVGLFIARISRGRTLREFVFGVMFIPLGFIFAWFSIFGNSAIELVGNGAVELGKTALENPAMGMFALFEHYPLASLWSFLAVIIGLIFFVTSADSGALVLANLSSRNLASGADAPIWLRLFWAAATGLITLGLLFAGGFSSLQSVSVVAGLPFSLVLVVYMISMWICLRQEGNKRKATQIDKAMVLDDGRNWRNRLSRLVDFPSAKTALRFMIKTLQPAMLEVAHELQEKGIETKLTEDKEKHVFKLEVLHGEEVDFLYEVRLIEAIKPVFALGQAGNIAPRSEQDKYYRAEVFLSEGSQDYDIVGYTKEQIIIDILNQYERHMQFLHFER from the coding sequence ATGCACAGTGCACCCAATTCCACGGCGGCAGACGCGCCCAAGCTGGCGGTGAACAAAACCGTTTTCACCGCCGCTTCGGTGATTTCTATCGCCCTGATTCTGTTTACCATTCTGTTTCCTGAAATCGGCGAAAACGTGCTCGGCAACTCGCTGCGCTGGGTATCCGACCATTTCGGCTGGTATTACATGCTGGTGGTGGCGGCATATTCGATTTTTTCGCTGTTTGTCGGCTTTTCCCGCTACGGCGACATCAAGCTGGGCAAAGATCAAGACAAACCCGATTTCCCTTTTTTGGCGTGGGCGGCGATGTTGTTTTCGGCGGGCATCGGCATTGATTTGCTGTTTTTCGGCGCGTCCGAACCGCTGGCGCACTATCTCACGCCCAATACCGGCGAAGGCGGCACACCCGAAGCGGCGCGTGCGGCCTTGTCGCAAACCTTTCTGCATTGGGGGCTGCACGGTTGGGGCATCTATGCCTTAATCGGTATGGCTTTGGCGTATTTCGCCTACCGTAAAGACATGCCGCTGGCTCTGCGCAGCGCATTGGTGCCGGTGTTCGGCCAAAAACGCACCGACGGCTGGCTGGGCAATACGGTGGATACCTTCGGCGTGGTGTGTACGCTGTTGGGTATCGCCACCAGTTTGGGTATCGGCGTATTGCAGGCGAATGCGGGTTTGAGCCATGTGTTCGGTATTCCCGCCAGCCAGTTTGTTCAGGCGGCCATTATCATTTCGGTGGTGGTGGTGGCGGGGCTGTCGGCCATGTCGGGCGTGGAGCGCGGCGTGCGGCGGTTGTCTGAAATCAATATGCTGGGCGCAACCTTTTTGCTGATTGCGCTGCTGGTAATGGGTTCTTCGGTTTTTCTGCTGAACGCGCTCACCGAAAACATCGGCGATTATTTCCAAACCCTGCTTGGCAAAACCTTTCAAGTGTATGCCTACACGGGCGAGAAAGGCGCGGAATGGAAATCGGCTTGGACGATTTTCTTCTGGGCGTGGTGGGTGGCGTGGGCGCCGTTTGTCGGCCTGTTTATCGCCCGCATTTCGCGCGGCCGCACCCTGCGCGAATTTGTGTTCGGCGTGATGTTTATCCCGCTCGGCTTTATCTTTGCGTGGTTCTCGATTTTCGGCAACAGCGCGATCGAATTGGTGGGCAACGGCGCGGTCGAGTTGGGCAAAACCGCGTTGGAAAACCCGGCAATGGGCATGTTTGCACTGTTTGAACATTATCCGCTCGCTTCGCTGTGGTCGTTTCTGGCGGTGATTATCGGGCTGATTTTCTTTGTGACTTCGGCCGATTCGGGCGCGCTGGTGTTGGCAAATCTGAGTTCGCGCAATCTGGCTTCGGGTGCCGACGCGCCGATTTGGCTGCGTTTGTTCTGGGCGGCGGCCACCGGTCTGATTACGCTCGGCCTGCTGTTTGCCGGCGGTTTCAGCTCGCTGCAATCGGTGTCGGTGGTGGCAGGGTTGCCGTTCTCTCTGGTGTTGGTGGTGTATATGATTTCGATGTGGATCTGTCTGCGCCAAGAAGGCAATAAACGCAAAGCCACGCAAATCGACAAAGCGATGGTGCTCGACGACGGCCGCAACTGGCGCAACCGCTTGAGCCGTTTGGTTGATTTTCCCAGTGCGAAAACCGCTTTGCGCTTTATGATCAAAACGCTGCAACCGGCCATGCTCGAAGTGGCGCACGAGTTACAGGAAAAAGGCATTGAAACCAAGCTTACGGAAGATAAAGAAAAACATGTATTCAAGCTGGAAGTGCTGCACGGCGAAGAAGTGGATTTTCTTTATGAAGTGCGGCTGATAGAAGCCATCAAACCCGTGTTTGCACTCGGTCAGGCCGGTAATATCGCGCCCAGAAGCGAACAGGATAAATATTATCGCGCCGAGGTGTTTTTGAGCGAAGGCAGTCAGGATTACGATATCGTCGGCTACACCAAAGAGCAGATTATTATCGACATTCTGAACCAATACGAACGGCACATGCAGTTCCTGCACTTCGAGCGTTGA
- a CDS encoding 2,3-diphosphoglycerate-dependent phosphoglycerate mutase, translating to MELVFIRHGQSEWNAKNLFTGWRDVKLSEQGLAEAAAAGQKLKEKGYQFDIAFTSVLTRAIKTCNIVLEESDQLWVPQIKTWRLNERHYGQLQGLDKKQTAEKYGDDQVHIWRRSYDTLPPLLDPADEFSAHNDRRYAHLPDDVVPDGENLKVTLQRVLPFWHDQIAPAILSGKRVLVAAHGNSLRALVKHIEGISDDDIMGVEIPTGQPLVYKLDENLKVVDKFYL from the coding sequence ATGGAACTCGTATTTATCCGCCACGGGCAAAGCGAATGGAACGCCAAAAACCTGTTTACCGGCTGGCGCGACGTGAAACTGAGCGAGCAGGGTTTGGCAGAAGCCGCCGCCGCCGGGCAAAAACTCAAAGAAAAAGGCTATCAGTTCGACATCGCCTTCACTTCCGTATTAACCCGTGCCATCAAAACCTGCAACATCGTGCTGGAAGAATCCGACCAACTGTGGGTTCCCCAAATCAAAACATGGCGTTTGAACGAACGCCACTACGGCCAACTTCAAGGTTTGGATAAAAAACAAACCGCCGAAAAATACGGCGACGACCAAGTGCACATCTGGCGCCGCAGCTACGACACCCTGCCGCCGCTGCTCGACCCCGCCGACGAGTTTTCCGCCCACAACGACCGCCGCTACGCCCACCTGCCCGACGATGTGGTGCCCGACGGCGAAAACCTGAAAGTTACCCTCCAACGCGTACTGCCCTTCTGGCACGACCAAATCGCCCCCGCCATTTTAAGCGGCAAACGCGTATTGGTAGCTGCCCACGGCAACAGCCTGCGTGCCTTGGTAAAACACATCGAAGGCATTTCCGACGACGACATCATGGGTGTGGAAATCCCCACCGGCCAACCGTTGGTTTATAAATTGGACGAAAATTTGAAAGTTGTGGATAAATTCTATCTGTAA
- the betA gene encoding choline dehydrogenase produces MTLKSTYDYIIIGAGSAGNVLAARLTEDENVSVLLLEAGLPDYRLDFRTQMPAALAMPLQGLTYNWGYKTDPEPFMNNRRMDCGRGKGLGGSSLINGMCYIRGNALDFDHWAKIPGLEDWTYLDCLPYFKKAEHRDAGENDYHGGSGPIHVTTAKPNVNPLFEAMIQAGVDAGYPRTDDLNGYQQEGFGPMDRFVTPRGRRASTARGYLDMAKHRERLTILTGALTDTILFDGKRARGVRFNHQNQIHSIEVRREVLLCAGAIASPQILQRSGVGPGEWLREAGVSEVLDLPGVGNNLQDHLELYMQYECKEPVSIAPATNWWNKPAIGAEWLLLGTGLGATNHFEGGGFIRSHEKFEWPNIQYHFLPIAVRYDGRNASKSHSFQAHVGSMRSPSRGRIKLKSRNPAEHPSILFNYMSHEQDWEEFRAAIRITREIMNQPALDRYRGAVITPSESIQTDEQLDEYVRQHAETAYHPSCTCAMGEGNDAVVDGEGRVHGIDGLRVVDASIMPNIITGNLNATTIMLAEKIADKIRGRQPLPKSTADYYVADGAPIRGEPKRRA; encoded by the coding sequence ATGACCCTAAAATCCACTTACGACTACATCATCATCGGCGCGGGCAGTGCGGGCAATGTGTTGGCGGCGCGGCTGACGGAAGACGAAAACGTATCGGTGCTGCTGCTCGAAGCCGGCCTGCCCGACTACCGTTTGGATTTCCGCACGCAGATGCCCGCTGCGCTGGCGATGCCGCTGCAAGGTTTGACTTATAACTGGGGCTACAAAACCGACCCTGAGCCGTTTATGAACAACCGCCGTATGGATTGCGGGCGCGGCAAGGGTTTGGGCGGTTCTTCGCTGATTAACGGCATGTGCTATATCCGCGGCAATGCGCTCGATTTCGATCATTGGGCGAAAATCCCCGGTTTGGAAGACTGGACGTATCTCGACTGCCTGCCTTATTTCAAAAAGGCCGAACACCGCGATGCGGGCGAAAACGATTACCACGGCGGCAGCGGCCCGATTCATGTAACTACTGCCAAACCGAATGTGAACCCGCTGTTTGAGGCCATGATTCAGGCAGGCGTGGATGCGGGCTATCCGCGCACCGACGATTTGAACGGCTATCAGCAGGAAGGCTTCGGCCCGATGGACAGGTTTGTGACGCCGCGCGGCCGCCGTGCTTCTACCGCACGCGGTTATCTGGATATGGCGAAACACCGTGAGCGGCTCACGATTCTCACCGGCGCACTCACCGACACGATTCTGTTTGACGGCAAACGTGCGCGCGGTGTGCGCTTTAACCATCAAAACCAAATACACAGCATCGAAGTGCGCCGCGAAGTGCTGCTGTGCGCTGGGGCGATTGCGTCGCCGCAGATTCTGCAACGCAGCGGCGTCGGCCCGGGCGAATGGCTGCGTGAGGCGGGTGTGAGCGAGGTGTTGGATTTGCCGGGCGTGGGCAACAATCTGCAAGACCATCTCGAGCTTTACATGCAGTATGAGTGCAAAGAGCCGGTGTCGATTGCGCCGGCAACGAATTGGTGGAACAAGCCTGCCATCGGTGCGGAATGGCTGTTGTTGGGTACGGGCTTGGGTGCGACCAATCATTTTGAAGGCGGCGGCTTTATCCGTTCGCATGAAAAATTCGAGTGGCCGAATATCCAATATCACTTTCTGCCGATTGCCGTGCGCTACGACGGCCGCAACGCCAGCAAGTCGCACAGTTTTCAGGCGCATGTCGGCTCGATGCGTTCGCCCAGCCGCGGCCGCATCAAGCTGAAATCGCGCAATCCGGCCGAGCATCCGAGCATTCTGTTCAACTACATGAGCCACGAACAGGATTGGGAAGAGTTCCGCGCCGCCATCCGCATCACGCGCGAAATTATGAACCAGCCCGCGCTCGACCGCTATCGCGGCGCGGTGATCACGCCGTCTGAAAGCATACAAACCGACGAGCAGCTCGACGAATATGTGCGCCAACACGCCGAAACGGCCTACCACCCTTCGTGCACCTGCGCGATGGGCGAGGGCAACGATGCGGTGGTGGACGGCGAAGGCCGCGTGCACGGTATCGACGGCCTCCGCGTGGTCGATGCGTCGATTATGCCGAACATCATCACGGGCAATCTGAACGCCACAACGATTATGTTGGCAGAGAAAATCGCCGACAAAATCCGCGGCCGCCAGCCGTTGCCGAAATCGACAGCGGATTATTATGTGGCCGACGGCGCGCCGATACGCGGCGAACCGAAGCGCAGGGCGTAA
- a CDS encoding acyltransferase family protein: MSKELKYRADIDGLRAIAVLAVIVFHINNQWMPSGYLGVDIFFVLSGYLITKIISKEMLRGSFSFIDFYKRRAKRILPVFIFVLLCTTIAAAVFFLPADFKQYLKSTVASLMFAANLFFARRGGYFEVSSAERPLQHIWSLSLEEQFYFVFPVLLLGFYRFRPNSNGRNFIILLISLSLLSAFLPTFGMDAYFLPHVRAYELLIGSLFAFIPSLTKRIPNILNWAMLAVVAAMLFLPGGLLPGGGYIERLLCCFAVGLLIFSGAQAQTQHGFNASKLLCHRALVGIGLISYSLYLWHWVVLSIMRYVYMDYDLPVGAIICAVIATFVLSVLSYKLVESPARHIKNFTDKKFTLSMAAYFALLAPIAAYLFTTKPTQFENEFDLAVSSKICADDIHKTDCAVGFKTGRPSEIIVIGDSHAAHFEEFFDKVGQHEKWSADIVSSNSCAAVFNFRLPADDRRAERCNEYTDHIANRVKDYPNVFIAGRWFLHYDKPDYLQYFEQTLQTLLKDGKKVYVFADTPMSPQIPLRRYYLKQRLGLDVDYVSERKKAEVKRSAEADKLIEDIVKKYPEVKWVDVSAYIPEDKTINGLPIYRDNDHLNPYGSRKLAEMYIRDRQTLLQ; the protein is encoded by the coding sequence ATGAGCAAAGAACTAAAATACCGCGCCGATATAGATGGTTTACGCGCTATTGCCGTATTGGCAGTCATTGTTTTTCATATCAATAACCAGTGGATGCCGAGCGGTTATTTAGGTGTCGATATTTTTTTCGTTTTATCCGGTTATCTGATTACCAAAATCATCAGCAAAGAAATGCTGCGCGGCAGCTTTTCTTTTATTGATTTTTACAAACGGCGAGCAAAACGCATTTTGCCGGTATTTATTTTCGTGCTTTTGTGTACCACGATTGCCGCTGCCGTTTTTTTCCTCCCCGCCGACTTCAAGCAATACCTTAAATCTACGGTCGCCTCGCTGATGTTTGCCGCCAACCTGTTTTTTGCACGGCGCGGCGGTTATTTCGAGGTTTCATCTGCTGAAAGACCTTTGCAGCACATTTGGTCTTTATCGTTGGAAGAGCAGTTTTACTTTGTGTTTCCCGTTTTATTGTTGGGCTTTTACCGTTTCAGACCCAACAGCAACGGGCGCAATTTTATTATTCTGCTAATCTCGCTCAGCCTCCTCTCCGCTTTCTTGCCCACTTTCGGCATGGATGCTTACTTCCTGCCTCATGTACGCGCTTACGAATTGCTGATCGGGTCGCTGTTTGCTTTTATCCCCTCTTTAACAAAGCGCATACCCAATATACTCAATTGGGCTATGTTGGCCGTCGTTGCCGCCATGCTCTTTCTTCCCGGCGGTTTATTACCCGGAGGCGGCTACATCGAACGCCTGCTCTGCTGCTTTGCCGTCGGTTTACTGATTTTCTCCGGTGCCCAAGCGCAAACCCAACACGGTTTTAATGCGTCAAAACTGCTTTGCCATCGTGCCCTTGTCGGTATCGGCTTAATCTCATATTCGCTGTATCTGTGGCACTGGGTGGTACTTTCAATCATGCGCTATGTATATATGGACTACGATTTGCCGGTCGGAGCCATTATTTGTGCCGTGATCGCAACGTTTGTGCTGTCTGTGCTTTCGTACAAGCTGGTGGAATCTCCCGCCCGCCATATCAAAAACTTTACCGACAAAAAATTCACTCTGAGCATGGCCGCCTATTTCGCCCTACTCGCACCGATAGCCGCCTATCTCTTTACTACAAAACCGACACAGTTTGAAAATGAATTTGATTTGGCCGTCAGCAGTAAAATCTGTGCGGACGATATTCACAAAACCGATTGCGCCGTAGGTTTTAAAACCGGCAGGCCGTCTGAAATTATCGTTATCGGCGATTCCCATGCCGCCCACTTTGAAGAATTTTTCGACAAAGTCGGCCAACATGAAAAATGGTCTGCCGATATCGTTTCCTCCAACAGTTGCGCCGCCGTATTCAATTTCCGCCTGCCCGCCGACGACCGCCGCGCAGAACGCTGCAACGAATACACCGACCACATTGCAAACCGTGTGAAAGACTATCCCAACGTGTTCATTGCCGGCCGCTGGTTTTTACATTACGACAAACCGGATTATCTGCAATATTTCGAACAAACCCTGCAAACCCTGCTCAAAGACGGCAAGAAAGTTTACGTATTTGCCGATACGCCCATGTCGCCCCAAATTCCGTTGCGCCGCTACTATCTGAAACAACGCCTCGGATTAGACGTCGACTATGTTTCAGAGAGAAAAAAGGCCGAAGTCAAACGCTCGGCAGAAGCCGACAAATTGATCGAAGATATCGTTAAAAAATATCCCGAAGTTAAATGGGTCGATGTAAGCGCTTATATCCCAGAAGACAAAACCATCAACGGCCTGCCGATTTACCGCGACAATGATCACCTAAACCCCTATGGCTCGCGCAAACTGGCAGAAATGTATATCCGCGACCGGCAGACTTTGCTGCAATAA
- the metE gene encoding 5-methyltetrahydropteroyltriglutamate--homocysteine S-methyltransferase, with product MNTFHLSGYPRIGAKRELKFAVEAFWKSAKSEAELQEVAAEIRRLNWATQKAAGADLLPVGDFSFYDHVLDLLCTLGAIPKRFGFDAANLSLPEYFQLARGNATQFAMEMTKWFDTNYHYIVPEWHADTEFKVNAKNLIAQIKEAKAQGHDIKPTLVGPVTLLWLGKAKDDNFKRISLLPKLLSAYAQLLRELAAEGVDWIQIDEPILSADADANWIKAVETAYKEFANTGVRIIIGTYFASAAEHLNLLKALPVHGVHIDCVRAPEQLSVFADAWPENKVLSVGLIDGRNVWRANLSKVIDTLEPVKAKLGNNLWIAPSCSLLHSPQDLAVEEKLDGEIKSWMAFAAQKLVELGVVKQALAHGKDSVKEAIAASDAAAADRATNKKIHNDAVKARVANLPKGADQRKSPFAERIKAQQAWMNLPVLPTTTIGSFPQTTEIRQARAAFKKGELSAADYDAAMKKEIAYCVEVQEKLELDVPVHGEAERNDMVEYFGEQLAGYCFTQFGWVQSYGSRCVKPPIIFGDVSRPEPMTVYWSAYAQTLTKRPMKGMLTGPVTMYKWSFVRDDIPLSEVAKQIALALNDEVLDLEKAGIKVIQIDEPAIREAMPLKKAQWDEFLAWACEAFRLSSTGAEDSTQIHTHMCYSEFNDILPAIASMDADVITIETSRSDMELLTAFGDFKYPNDIGPGVYDIHSPRVPTAAEVEKLLRKAMEVVPVERLWVNPDCGLKTRGWKETIEQLEVMMEVTKKLRSELAAK from the coding sequence ATGAACACATTTCATCTATCCGGCTACCCGCGCATCGGTGCGAAGCGCGAGCTGAAATTTGCCGTAGAAGCCTTTTGGAAAAGCGCGAAAAGCGAAGCCGAGTTGCAAGAAGTTGCCGCCGAAATCCGCCGTCTGAACTGGGCCACCCAAAAAGCCGCCGGTGCCGATTTGCTGCCCGTAGGCGATTTTTCTTTTTACGACCACGTTTTAGACCTGCTCTGCACTTTGGGCGCGATTCCCAAACGTTTCGGTTTCGACGCGGCCAACCTGAGCCTGCCCGAATACTTCCAACTGGCGCGCGGTAACGCCACCCAATTTGCGATGGAAATGACCAAGTGGTTCGACACCAACTACCACTACATCGTACCCGAATGGCACGCCGACACCGAATTTAAAGTCAACGCCAAAAACCTGATTGCCCAAATCAAAGAAGCCAAAGCACAAGGCCACGACATCAAGCCCACGCTGGTCGGCCCCGTTACCCTGCTGTGGTTGGGCAAAGCCAAAGACGACAACTTCAAACGCATCAGCCTGCTGCCCAAGCTGCTGTCCGCTTACGCACAACTGCTGCGCGAACTGGCCGCCGAAGGCGTAGATTGGATTCAGATCGACGAGCCGATTCTCTCTGCCGACGCCGATGCCAACTGGATCAAAGCCGTTGAAACCGCTTACAAAGAATTTGCCAACACCGGCGTGCGCATCATCATCGGCACCTACTTCGCCTCTGCCGCCGAACACCTCAACCTGCTCAAAGCCCTGCCCGTTCACGGCGTACACATCGACTGCGTGCGCGCACCCGAGCAACTCTCCGTGTTTGCCGACGCATGGCCGGAAAACAAAGTATTGTCTGTCGGCCTGATTGACGGCCGCAACGTATGGCGCGCCAACCTCTCCAAAGTGATCGACACTTTGGAGCCGGTAAAAGCCAAGCTGGGCAACAACTTGTGGATCGCCCCTTCCTGCTCGCTGCTGCACAGCCCGCAAGACTTGGCTGTGGAAGAAAAACTGGACGGCGAAATCAAATCTTGGATGGCGTTTGCCGCACAAAAACTGGTTGAGCTGGGCGTAGTCAAACAAGCCTTGGCACACGGCAAAGACAGCGTAAAAGAAGCCATTGCCGCTTCCGATGCCGCCGCTGCCGACCGCGCCACCAACAAAAAAATCCACAACGATGCCGTAAAAGCACGCGTCGCCAACCTGCCCAAAGGTGCCGATCAACGCAAATCACCGTTTGCCGAACGCATCAAAGCACAACAGGCTTGGATGAACCTGCCCGTGTTGCCGACCACCACCATCGGCTCGTTCCCGCAAACCACCGAAATCCGCCAAGCGCGCGCCGCCTTCAAAAAAGGCGAACTCTCCGCTGCCGATTACGATGCCGCGATGAAAAAAGAAATCGCCTACTGCGTGGAAGTACAGGAAAAACTGGAACTCGACGTGCCCGTACACGGCGAAGCCGAGCGTAACGACATGGTGGAATACTTCGGCGAACAACTGGCCGGCTACTGCTTCACCCAATTCGGCTGGGTACAAAGCTACGGCTCGCGCTGCGTAAAACCGCCCATCATCTTCGGCGACGTATCGCGCCCCGAACCGATGACCGTTTACTGGTCTGCCTACGCGCAAACCCTGACCAAACGCCCGATGAAAGGCATGCTCACCGGCCCCGTAACCATGTACAAATGGTCGTTCGTGCGCGACGACATTCCGTTGAGCGAAGTCGCCAAGCAAATCGCCTTGGCCTTGAACGACGAAGTGTTGGATTTGGAAAAAGCCGGCATCAAAGTGATTCAGATCGACGAACCGGCCATCCGCGAAGCCATGCCGCTGAAAAAAGCCCAATGGGACGAATTTTTGGCTTGGGCGTGCGAAGCCTTCCGTTTGAGCAGCACCGGCGCGGAAGACAGCACCCAAATCCACACCCACATGTGCTATTCGGAGTTTAACGACATCCTGCCCGCCATCGCCTCTATGGATGCCGACGTAATCACCATCGAAACATCACGTTCCGACATGGAATTGCTCACCGCCTTCGGCGATTTCAAATACCCGAACGACATCGGCCCCGGTGTGTACGACATCCACAGCCCGCGCGTACCGACTGCCGCCGAAGTGGAAAAACTGCTGCGCAAAGCCATGGAAGTAGTGCCAGTCGAGCGCTTGTGGGTCAACCCCGACTGCGGCCTGAAAACCCGCGGCTGGAAAGAAACCATCGAGCAGCTTGAAGTAATGATGGAAGTAACCAAAAAACTGCGTAGCGAGTTAGCTGCCAAATAA